From one Salvelinus sp. IW2-2015 unplaced genomic scaffold, ASM291031v2 Un_scaffold16521, whole genome shotgun sequence genomic stretch:
- the LOC112080826 gene encoding G protein-coupled receptor 137Ba-like: MNGEAMDMSLESSSQVVEKSTVGGMSAAPEPAFTTAAAGNGSLPPPPTMTPAIPPYVKLGLTVAYTVFYSLLFAFIYAQLWLVLRYRHKRFSYQTAFLFLCLLWAALRALLFSFYFRDCVTANTLGPFAFWLLYCFPVCLQFFTLSLMNLYCAQVYFKAKSKYTPELLKYKLPLYLVFLAVSLLFLVVNLACALLVKMTATEIKTIVLVRVTINDTLFVLCAVSLSICLYKVAKMSLASIYLESKGTSVCQVTLIGVLVVLLYASRACYNLVVLALTDIETINSFDYDWYNVSDQADLRSTLGDAGYIVFGVILFVWELLPTSLVVFFFRVHRLPQDRSGSGIPNHVLSSRGYFFDNPRRYDSDDDLAWSIPPQNNSTSLVTDCYDWGSHNSSFTVQKGTDEQRLAPVXGELHPY, from the exons ATGAATGGAGAAGCGATGGACATGTCCCTGGAGTCATCATCCCAGGTGGTGGAGAAAAGCACCGTCGGGGGGATGTCAGCGGCACCTGAGCCGGCATTCACGACGGCAGCAGCCGGTAACGGCTCCCTGCCTCCCCCGCCCACCATGACCCCGGCCATCCCGCCCTACGTCAAGCTTGGCCTTACTGTGGCCTACACCgtcttctactctctcctctttgccTTCATCTATGCCCAGCTGTGGCTGGTGCTCCGATACCGACACAAGCGCTTCAGCTACCAGACGGCCTTCCTCTTCCTGTGTCTACTGTGGGCCGCGCTGCgcgccctcctcttctccttctactTCCGCGACTGCGTCACGGCCAACACGCTGGGGCCCTTCGCCTTCTGGCTGCTCTACTGCTTCCCCGTCTGCCTGCAGTTCTTCACGCTGAGCCTCATGAACCTCTACTGCGCCCAG GTTTACTTCAAGGCAAAGTCCAAGTATACCCCAGAGCTCCTTAAATACAA GCTCCCTCTCTACCTGGTGTTCTTGGCGGTCAGTCTTCTCTTCCTGGTGGTCAACCTGGCCTGTGCCCTGCTGGTTAAGATGACCGCCACCGAGATCAAGACCATTGTCCTGGTCAGAGTCACCATCAACGATACGCTCTTCGTGCTCTGCGCCGTCTCGCTGTCCATCTGCCTTTACAAGGTGGCTAAGATGTCCCTGGCCAGCATATACCTTGAGTCCAAG GGAACGTCAGTGTGTCAGGTGACTTTGATTGGCGTCCTGGTGGTTCTGCTGTATGCATCACGGGCCTGCTACAACCTGGTGGTGCTTGCTCTGACCGACATCGAGACCATCAACTCTTTCGACTACGACTGGTACAACGTGTCCGACCAG GCTGACTTGAGGTCCACTCTGGGGGACGCTGGCTACATCGTGTTCGGGGTGATCCTTTTTGTCTGGGAACTGCTGCCAACCTCCCTGGTGGTCTTCTTCTTCAGGGTCCACAGGCTGCCACAGGACAGG AGTGGATCAGGGATCCCGAACCACGTGCTCTCGTCCAGAGGTTACTTCTTTGACAACCCCCGTCGGTACGATAGCGACGATGACCTGGCGTGGAGCATCCCTCCTCAGAACAACTCCACAAG CCTAGTTACAGACTGCTATGACTGGGGCAGCCACAACAGCAGTTTCACTGTCCAAAAGGGGACGGACGAACAACGGTTGGCACCGGTGAYGGGAGAGCTTCATCCATACTGA